ACCCGAGTCCTTGAGCTCTTCTTCGGCGGCGGCGATGGCGGCGGCGATCTTCGGGAAGCCTTCGAGCGGCTTCTTCTCGCGAACCTTCACGTTCACGATCACCTGCGGAAAGTTCTTGAGGTCGGCGACGAGTTCGCCCAGCGTCTTGCCCGAGCGGTGCACGACGTCGAGCACCAGCAGCGCAGACATGAGGCCGTCGCCCGTGGTCGCGAGCGCGGGGAAGAGGATGTGGCCGCTCTGTTCGCCGCCCAGCGAGGCGTCGTTCTTTTGCATCTCTTCGAGCACATACTTGTCGCCCACCGGCGCGCGCAGCATCCCGATGCCGGAGCGCTTCAGCGCCGCCTCGAAGCCCATGTTGGACATCGTGGTGGCGACGACGAGGTCGTGCTTGAGCAGGCCGCGGGCCTTCAGGTCGCGCGCGCAGACGAGCATCACGGCGTCGCCGTTGATTACGTTGCCGTGCTCGTCGGCAAACATGGCGCGGTCGGCGTCGCCGTCAAAGGTGAAGCCCACCGATGCACCGCGCTCTTTCACTTCGGCGGCGACGATGTGCGGCTTCGTGGCACCGCAGTTCTCGTTGATGTTGCGGCCGTCGGGCGAGGCGTGTGTGACGTCGACGGTGCCCTTCAGCTCTACGAAAAGCTGCGGGGCAACGGCCGAAGCCGCGCCGTTCGCGCAGTCGATGACGACATGCTTGTTGTCGAGCGAAATGCCCGGCACGGCAGCGAGCAGGAACTCGATGTACTCGCGGCGGAAGGCTTCGTTCGCT
The nucleotide sequence above comes from Granulicella cerasi. Encoded proteins:
- the glmM gene encoding phosphoglucosamine mutase, producing MRKYFGTDGIRAVAGEAPLDKRTIFAVGVALARKLGAGAHVVLGMDTRESGEWIAATLIAGLSEGGATAEFAGVITTPAIAFLARKHGYAAGVVISASHNPWQDNGIKIFGGDGYKLPDAVELGIEAEIDAVLAEGPGARAQGPEGTALPEANEAFRREYIEFLLAAVPGISLDNKHVVIDCANGAASAVAPQLFVELKGTVDVTHASPDGRNINENCGATKPHIVAAEVKERGASVGFTFDGDADRAMFADEHGNVINGDAVMLVCARDLKARGLLKHDLVVATTMSNMGFEAALKRSGIGMLRAPVGDKYVLEEMQKNDASLGGEQSGHILFPALATTGDGLMSALLVLDVVHRSGKTLGELVADLKNFPQVIVNVKVREKKPLEGFPKIAAAIAAAEEELKDSGRVVIRYSGTEALARVMIEAESEEAMQRHSKAIADEIRAELGV